From a region of the Paenibacillus segetis genome:
- a CDS encoding TetR/AcrR family transcriptional regulator produces MSTKKKADPRAIRSKKMLKNAVFSLLAENHDISSLTVQKIANRAELNRATFYLHYEDINDLLRQNVHEIFDDLSQKIEPILHGKSSIKQEQLVTFLNYIYEYREIFAVLVEHKGFKNHLFNLIKSTIEARRNARNTETPRDAVSVDIMASSLLGIIMWWIKDGIQYSSEYMAGQITSLYKRRYL; encoded by the coding sequence ATGTCTACAAAAAAGAAAGCTGATCCACGTGCCATTCGCTCAAAAAAGATGCTGAAGAATGCCGTTTTTTCATTGTTAGCCGAAAATCACGATATTTCTTCGTTGACCGTTCAAAAAATTGCTAACCGTGCAGAACTAAATCGGGCAACGTTTTATTTGCACTATGAGGATATTAACGACTTGTTGCGCCAGAACGTGCACGAAATCTTTGACGACCTATCGCAGAAAATTGAACCGATATTACATGGAAAGAGTAGCATCAAGCAGGAGCAGTTGGTTACATTTTTAAATTATATTTATGAATACCGAGAGATTTTTGCTGTATTGGTTGAGCATAAAGGATTCAAAAATCATTTGTTTAATCTAATCAAAAGTACGATAGAGGCACGAAGAAACGCGAGAAATACGGAAACCCCAAGGGACGCAGTTTCAGTTGATATTATGGCATCTTCACTACTCGGGATTATTATGTGGTGGATTAAAGATGGTATTCAATATAGCTCTGAATACATGGCGGGCCAAATTACCTCGCTGTATAAGAGGAGATATTTGTAA
- a CDS encoding DHA2 family efflux MFS transporter permease subunit, which translates to MGKDNKKVNNGILLTILIFGCFLSTLNQTLLNIALSNLMDVFHVTATTVQWISTGFMLINGILIPITAYLMKRFTTRQLFLSAMLFLLFGSIICAAAPSFSVLLAGRMIQAAGAGIIMPLMMGVVLAIFPVEKRGSAMGLLGLAIIFAPAIGPTLSGFVIQYHSWRWLFIGLIPLVIIVILLALKYLVNVSETSKSKLDVVSVFLSTIGFGFILYGFSSAGSKGWDDFVVILSLVIGIVVTGLFCIRQLKSDDPLLNLSVFKHKVFTTTSIINVLITMMMYADMILLPIYLQKSRGFTAFDAGLLLLPGALVNAFMSPITGKLYDRFGAKPLFIIGLLFIIPSMWAVTDLTESTTYMYLMIRTIFLRIGLSFITMPLNTAGLNALPKQLGMHGSAVNNTIRQIAGAIGTAVVITIYTAQATSHAASVMQSNPSTTPELLKTLASILGASDAYYFMMILAVVALVITLFMPMKKKTTIKENSMN; encoded by the coding sequence ATGGGAAAAGACAATAAGAAAGTAAATAACGGGATATTATTAACCATTTTAATCTTTGGTTGTTTCTTATCCACATTGAATCAAACGCTATTAAATATCGCTTTAAGTAATTTAATGGATGTATTTCACGTAACGGCAACAACAGTACAATGGATTTCAACTGGCTTTATGCTGATCAATGGGATATTGATTCCGATTACAGCTTATCTAATGAAACGCTTTACAACACGTCAACTATTCCTAAGTGCCATGTTATTCTTGTTATTCGGTTCGATTATTTGTGCTGCAGCACCAAGCTTTAGTGTGCTATTGGCAGGTCGTATGATTCAAGCTGCCGGTGCAGGGATTATTATGCCGCTCATGATGGGTGTCGTGCTTGCCATTTTCCCAGTTGAAAAACGTGGTAGTGCTATGGGACTTCTTGGCCTGGCGATCATTTTCGCACCTGCCATTGGACCGACACTTTCGGGATTTGTCATTCAATATCACTCTTGGCGTTGGTTATTTATCGGTTTAATACCACTTGTCATCATTGTTATTTTATTGGCATTAAAATATTTAGTGAATGTATCCGAAACGTCGAAGTCGAAGCTCGACGTGGTAAGTGTGTTTTTATCAACAATTGGATTTGGCTTTATTTTATACGGCTTCAGTAGTGCAGGTAGTAAAGGTTGGGACGACTTCGTTGTGATACTTTCATTAGTGATTGGTATCGTAGTAACGGGCCTCTTCTGTATTCGACAACTGAAGTCCGATGACCCATTATTGAACCTTTCTGTCTTTAAACATAAAGTCTTTACGACAACGTCTATAATTAACGTATTGATCACGATGATGATGTACGCCGACATGATCTTATTGCCGATCTATTTACAAAAGAGTCGTGGATTCACAGCATTTGATGCCGGGCTGTTATTATTGCCGGGTGCACTCGTGAATGCGTTTATGTCACCCATTACGGGTAAATTATACGATCGTTTTGGTGCGAAGCCGCTGTTTATCATTGGTTTACTGTTCATTATCCCATCCATGTGGGCGGTAACGGATTTAACTGAATCGACTACGTATATGTATTTAATGATTCGGACGATTTTCCTGCGAATTGGATTAAGCTTCATTACAATGCCACTCAATACGGCCGGACTTAATGCGCTACCCAAACAACTCGGTATGCACGGTTCAGCAGTGAATAATACCATTCGGCAAATTGCTGGTGCGATTGGTACGGCTGTCGTGATTACGATTTACACAGCGCAGGCAACAAGTCATGCAGCGTCAGTGATGCAGAGCAATCCTTCTACAACACCTGAGCTCCTAAAAACCCTTGCTTCGATTTTGGGCGCAAGTGATGCCTATTACTTCATGATGATCTTAGCCGTTGTCGCACTTGTTATCACATTATTTATGCCTATGAAAAAGAAGACAACGATAAAAGAAAATAGCATGAATTAG
- a CDS encoding HAD hydrolase-like protein, with protein sequence MPLSIIFDMDGTLFQTNKILGMSVEDTFAYLTSLNEWSGEAPLQKYHEIMGAPVPVVWETLLPNHSNELRHKANDFFHERLISNINHGNGALYDHVYELFDYLKQEGISIFIASNGQVEYLNAILSFYKLDSWVTETFSISQIQTLSKTDLVSVILQKYHIEHAVMVGDRLSDILAGKNNDLMSIGCRFDFSHEDELAQADVVIDDLLELRAIIGNVLNTEPK encoded by the coding sequence ATGCCATTATCAATTATTTTCGACATGGATGGAACGCTGTTTCAGACGAATAAAATATTAGGAATGTCTGTCGAAGACACTTTTGCTTATTTGACGTCGCTTAATGAGTGGTCAGGCGAAGCACCACTTCAAAAATATCATGAGATCATGGGGGCGCCTGTACCCGTAGTATGGGAAACGTTGTTGCCGAATCATTCAAATGAGCTGAGACATAAGGCGAATGATTTCTTCCATGAAAGGTTAATATCCAATATTAATCATGGAAATGGTGCCTTATATGATCATGTCTATGAGCTTTTTGATTACTTGAAACAAGAAGGCATTTCTATCTTTATTGCTAGTAATGGACAAGTTGAGTATTTGAATGCGATCTTAAGTTTTTATAAACTTGATTCTTGGGTAACTGAAACTTTCAGTATTTCGCAGATCCAAACGCTAAGTAAGACAGATTTAGTGAGTGTGATTCTACAGAAATATCATATCGAACATGCTGTAATGGTCGGTGATAGATTATCTGATATCCTTGCTGGAAAGAACAATGATTTGATGTCGATTGGCTGTCGTTTCGACTTTTCCCATGAAGATGAGCTTGCTCAAGCGGATGTAGTCATTGATGATCTACTTGAATTAAGAGCTATAATTGGCAATGTTCTGAATACAGAACCTAAGTGA
- a CDS encoding GmrSD restriction endonuclease domain-containing protein: MSAIMGVKFVGSINNIVINRTMTPDERQAYKNLKDYDGGEYKVKSIERITEVLSKDNKYQIMQNSVLETNQDEIDDFLNYAQLVNFRHADFRPGLYVDKSAYESSYAKKVYFSSELEFIIELFISHHNIHGFADGNKRTALNVLIDLTNKLTKYYLKDILLIQDAQILYLEKRLTKQEFLKLIYNEVKVKLFISTMKCNLEHLIPRRNIEASDNNQIALQSDRRSGFNLTDLEKGQFFYDQLRKPVFQRDTNQWTVERLEKLIITFLDDGLIPAIILWESSDGEIYVIDGSHRISSLIAWVNSDYGKENQLSDSNHNAIEEYINDKIGSYNEIKASKNEKYKQVKQIIAKRSIAVQWVTGNYEKVKESFIRINEQGVVISEDEKELIENDSLDTSKLSRAILSHGLGQTSRDQSEKSLELFNRLFIPYFSFHLKNFPLAGSLNEDFVISRIYNFVKIVDSGEKLGIKDLEEKALNLLCFVQDELNINQQVYFYGATQKFKTNSFYGFMRFMSLLIENQDLLSQFVNNRREFEDYLVENERHIQEIARKKRQAKKAYDEVADYYKAVLEACSNEEFKNIQLRFPYLDFRENKHVSTKGKNILRKYEDNISKIPRCVRCGGFIDGREGETKSHSICTK; the protein is encoded by the coding sequence ATGAGTGCAATAATGGGAGTGAAATTTGTGGGAAGCATAAATAATATCGTAATAAACAGAACTATGACACCTGACGAAAGGCAGGCTTATAAAAACTTAAAAGATTATGATGGTGGAGAATATAAAGTAAAAAGTATAGAGAGGATTACAGAAGTATTATCGAAAGACAATAAATATCAAATTATGCAAAATAGCGTTCTGGAAACCAATCAAGATGAAATTGATGATTTTTTAAATTATGCACAATTAGTAAACTTTAGGCACGCTGACTTTCGCCCTGGATTATATGTAGATAAGAGCGCCTATGAATCCTCTTATGCAAAGAAGGTATATTTTAGTTCTGAGTTAGAATTTATTATTGAATTATTTATTTCACATCATAATATCCATGGGTTTGCAGATGGTAATAAAAGAACCGCATTAAATGTATTAATTGATTTAACTAATAAATTAACCAAATATTATTTGAAAGATATATTGTTGATTCAGGATGCTCAAATCCTTTATCTTGAGAAAAGGCTTACTAAACAAGAGTTTTTGAAACTAATATATAATGAGGTGAAAGTAAAATTGTTTATATCAACGATGAAGTGTAATTTAGAACACTTGATTCCAAGAAGAAACATAGAAGCGAGTGATAATAATCAGATAGCTTTACAGTCTGATAGACGAAGTGGATTTAATTTAACAGACTTAGAAAAAGGTCAGTTTTTCTACGATCAATTGAGAAAACCTGTATTTCAACGAGATACCAATCAATGGACAGTAGAACGTTTAGAAAAATTGATAATAACATTTTTAGATGATGGCTTAATACCTGCAATAATACTATGGGAGAGTTCAGATGGAGAAATATACGTTATTGATGGTTCACATAGAATAAGTTCTCTAATTGCATGGGTTAATTCCGATTATGGAAAAGAGAATCAATTATCTGATAGTAACCATAATGCAATCGAAGAATATATTAATGATAAAATCGGTAGCTACAACGAAATAAAAGCTTCAAAAAATGAAAAGTACAAGCAAGTAAAACAAATTATTGCCAAAAGATCAATAGCTGTTCAATGGGTAACTGGGAATTATGAAAAGGTTAAGGAATCATTTATAAGAATTAATGAGCAAGGTGTCGTGATTTCAGAAGATGAAAAAGAGCTGATTGAAAATGATAGCTTAGATACATCTAAATTAAGTAGGGCAATTCTGTCTCATGGACTTGGACAAACTTCCAGAGATCAAAGCGAGAAAAGTCTGGAACTTTTTAACAGGCTCTTTATACCTTATTTTTCTTTCCACTTAAAAAACTTCCCACTGGCTGGTTCGTTAAATGAAGACTTCGTAATATCAAGAATATATAATTTTGTGAAGATTGTTGATAGTGGTGAGAAATTGGGAATAAAAGATTTGGAAGAAAAAGCACTCAATTTACTTTGCTTTGTTCAAGATGAACTTAATATTAATCAGCAAGTTTACTTTTATGGAGCTACACAAAAATTTAAAACTAATTCATTCTATGGTTTTATGCGATTTATGAGTTTATTAATCGAGAATCAGGATTTACTAAGTCAGTTTGTTAATAATCGGAGAGAATTTGAAGATTATTTGGTAGAAAATGAAAGACATATACAAGAAATAGCTAGGAAGAAGAGACAAGCAAAGAAAGCGTATGATGAAGTCGCAGATTATTATAAGGCTGTTTTAGAAGCTTGTAGTAATGAAGAATTTAAGAATATTCAGTTGAGATTTCCTTATCTAGATTTTAGGGAAAATAAACATGTTTCGACTAAGGGGAAAAATATTTTAAGAAAGTATGAAGATAATATTTCGAAAATCCCAAGATGCGTACGATGTGGTGGATTTATTGATGGAAGAGAAGGTGAAACCAAGTCACATTCCATATGCACAAAATAG
- a CDS encoding NAD(P)H-quinone oxidoreductase has product MRCVVAKKPGGADQLEVVELPKPIPASGELLIRVHTTALNRTDILMREGKTGYVSNPIIGVEIAGTVVEINGVSPFSIGDKVMGLVNGGGYAEYVVMPIDRAMKIPESFTFEEAAAIPEVYLTAYQTLIWIGKLQEHETVLIHAGASGVGTAAIQLAKKLCKAKVIVTAGAIEKLDFCQSLGADVIINYKEQAFDQEVLRATNGQGVDLILDFIGADFWAKNLTSIKVDGRWVLIGVLGGAQIEKVNLFEIMMKRIQLTGTLLTPRSDEYKSRITNEFISTVTPYFERGEVFSVVDKIYPLEQVAEAHKRMEDNLNIGKIILQVKK; this is encoded by the coding sequence ATGAGATGTGTTGTTGCCAAAAAGCCTGGTGGCGCTGACCAACTTGAAGTTGTTGAGCTACCCAAACCCATACCAGCCAGTGGTGAATTACTGATTCGTGTCCACACTACGGCGTTAAATCGTACAGATATATTAATGCGTGAAGGTAAAACAGGTTATGTATCAAATCCGATTATTGGTGTTGAAATTGCGGGCACCGTAGTTGAAATAAATGGAGTCAGCCCGTTTTCTATCGGTGATAAAGTCATGGGACTTGTCAATGGTGGCGGTTATGCTGAATATGTCGTTATGCCCATCGATCGTGCCATGAAGATACCGGAATCTTTTACTTTTGAAGAGGCGGCCGCTATTCCAGAAGTGTATCTAACTGCATATCAGACTCTGATTTGGATTGGTAAGCTTCAAGAACATGAGACCGTCTTAATTCACGCAGGTGCTAGCGGAGTTGGGACAGCGGCTATTCAATTGGCAAAAAAGCTGTGTAAAGCCAAAGTTATCGTTACTGCTGGTGCCATAGAGAAGTTAGATTTCTGTCAATCACTCGGTGCCGATGTAATTATTAATTACAAAGAACAGGCCTTTGATCAAGAGGTGCTTCGTGCTACCAATGGGCAAGGTGTGGATCTGATTCTAGATTTTATCGGTGCAGACTTTTGGGCGAAAAACCTAACAAGTATAAAAGTAGATGGGCGTTGGGTACTTATTGGCGTTCTAGGTGGAGCACAAATTGAAAAGGTCAATTTATTTGAAATTATGATGAAAAGAATACAACTAACTGGAACATTATTAACCCCCAGAAGCGATGAATATAAATCCCGCATAACGAATGAGTTCATCAGCACCGTAACTCCTTATTTTGAGCGGGGCGAAGTCTTTTCGGTCGTTGACAAAATATATCCACTCGAACAAGTTGCTGAGGCTCATAAACGTATGGAAGATAATCTCAATATCGGAAAGATCATTCTTCAAGTGAAAAAATAG